GTAATAGGTGCATTCTGACTTTCTCATACACTTTATCTATTGGGGGAATCGCTTTTGGTTTTGGGAACTACGGAACTAAGGCAATTGCCCCTTTTTATCTACCGTTTTACTTAGGGCTTGCTACATTTCACGAGTCTCCCAAAGATACTCTCGCAGATTAATTTTTCCATCAGGAGTAAATTTTATTCCTTCTTCTTCTAGAAGTAATTGTTGCCTGTAATCAGTTCCATGTCGTAGAGGGGAATGGGATATTTCACCTTTAGCATTCACTACGCGATGCCAGGGAACATTTGATAAGCTTATATCGACTCGGTAAAGAGCATATCCAACCAAACGGGCTTTGCCATATAGATGAGCTAAGTCTGCCACTTGACCATAAGTAGCAACCCGACCTCTGGGAATCTGACGTACAATCGCGTAGATATTTGCGTAAGTAGACACTTATTTTTCCTCTGACTATTAAAAATCAAAAATTTGATAAATACTGACCGTATATTTACGTAAGCAATTTTCTAGAACTTTTAAGATAACTTGATATAAGGTTTGAACTTTAGTACTGATATTTTATGATCATTTTATCGAATATATGACAAACTTACGTCAGTATATACGAAACAGAAGAAAAAACACGCAAGAGAATTGAAATCGCGGCTATACAAACAAAGTCCACCTGCGTGGACTGATGCATCAAAGCCTGCGGAGGCTGGCTTTGTTTGTATAGCAAGAGAATTCTATTCTTGCAGGCTTGTGCCAAAATGGGATGCTCCCCAATCTTTGGATTAAAAATTAAATATATATAATTTGTTTACCAAATTTTGAAATTGCTAAGAAAAAATGATGAAATTGCTTAAAAAACTTAGATCGTTAATAACAGGTTTTAATGCAGCCTTAGAAACAGGGATACTGCCAACGTCTCCATCAAAAGCTGTTACCATAAAATTTTCCGGTCAGTTAACAGGATATGGGCTTGCCGTTTTAGGCAATCAATTTTATGGAAAATTAGAACTGCCCGTAACTTTAGATGAACTTTATCAGAAAAGCCAATTCCATAGTATTCTAGAGACGACAAGTATAACTAGCGATCGCGGAATTATTCTCCCAGTTGATATTCGACTATCCGTATTTAATTTCCATTCCAATTATAGTTACAGCTTATTTATTTCTAGTGGTTTGACTGGTATTTCTGCTTACTACGATATAAAAGAAGAGAGAGACGTTGTCAAAGATTTTAAAATTCCTTATTGGGTAGTACAAGAACACAATTTTTTCGGTTCGGGTTTTGATTCTATCTTAGGCAATCTACAAGAATCAGAAATTTGCTTTCACAATTTATTATTACAAATTCAGAAAAAGTCTACAGTACTAGTTTCCGAAAATTTGAAAATTCAAGACAAAGCAGTAGCCAGTAGAGGGCGGTATAGATAAACCATCTGTAGAGACGCGCCATGGCGCGTCTTTACACACCTAGCTAACTCTAATAAGCATCCATTGGCAAACAAGAACAAACAAAATTCCTGTCACCAAAAGCAGCATCAATGCGACCTACACTAGGCCAGAATTTGTGTTCGCGAGTCCAAGGTGCGGGGTATGCAGCTTGTTCTCGCGAGTAGGGATGCTTCCATTCTCCAACAATAAGACTCTCTGCCGTATGAGGTGCATTTTTCAAGACATTATCTTGAATATCCATCTTGCCAGATTCAATTTCAGCAATTTCTTGACGAATAGCAATAAGTGCATCACAGAAACGATCTAACTCTTCTTGAGATTCACTTTCTGTTGGTTCTACCATGATTGTACCGGCCACAGGCCACGAAACAGTGGGTGCGTGAAACCCATAGTCCATCAGACGCTTGGCAATATCATCAATTTCTATGGAAGCAGATTTTTTCAGCGATCGCAAATCCAAAATGCACTCATGAGCAACCAGATTGTTCTTCCCTTTATAAAGCACAGGATAGTAACTTTCGAGCCTGCGAGCAATGTAGTTAGCATTAAGAATCGCCACCTTAGTTGCTTCCGTCAAACCGACTGTACCCATCATAGCAATATACATCCAAGAAATGACCAAGATGCTAGCACTACCCCAAGGTGCAGCAGAAACAGCACCCACGCGTTGGGAATTGGGCACTGAGAATTGGGCACTAGGAACTAAGTATTGATTTTCTTTGCCATGCCCTACAACTACGTGTCCGGGAAGAAAAGGCACTAAATGAGAAGCAACGCCAATAGGTCCCATACCAGGACCGCCACCACCGTGAGGAATACAGAAAGTTTTGTGCAGGTTGAGGTGACAAACATCCGCGCCGATATCTCCAGGACGGCAAAGCCCTACCTGGGCATTCATATTTGCCCCATCCATATAAACTTGCCCGCCGTTAGCATGAATCACAGCGCAAATTTCCTGGATTTGTTCCTCAAACACGCCATGAGTTGAGGGATATGTCACCATCAAAGCTGAAAGTTCCTGGCCGTGCTTTTCCGCTTTAGCTTTCAAATCATCTAAATCGACATTTCCCTCAGAATCACAAGCAACAGCAACCACTCTCATCCCACACATGACAGCACTGGCGGGGTTTGTGCCATGTGCAGACTGAGGAATTAAACAGACATTCC
This genomic interval from Scytonema hofmannii PCC 7110 contains the following:
- a CDS encoding MGMT family protein: MSTYANIYAIVRQIPRGRVATYGQVADLAHLYGKARLVGYALYRVDISLSNVPWHRVVNAKGEISHSPLRHGTDYRQQLLLEEEGIKFTPDGKINLREYLWETREM